A genomic region of Streptosporangium lutulentum contains the following coding sequences:
- the cas3g gene encoding type I-G CRISPR-associated helicase/endonuclease Cas3g produces the protein MIDAFADFVLRATDQAYGPYPYQEQLAAEGFPQVLRVPTGAGKTMAAVLPWVWRRNVCPEETPRRLVYVLPLRGLVEQTVGHITTWLSRVGMSNEVGVHVLMGGVDRDDSAWQSHPDKSAILVGTQDMVLSRALMRGYAEPRPRWPISFALLHTDTQWVFDETQLLGPALPTSIQLQAFRDRMGTATPTATMWMSATLSPEDIATIDHAPATRVMQLSLEDRHGPLKRRLDATRTVHRLNLTDDTNRYPAEVAAALADHHRAGTRTIGVFNTVDRAAAVYEQLLKAAPDADLLLVHSRFRPVERRAAADRLAAELSPAGQIVVTTQVLEAGIDISSRTLFTEAAPWSSVVQRAGRCNRAGEYGPGEAVLLWAPPPAGRATAAPYDEGDLAETASALTALEGQAVTSTDLQDHPVKQAQALYPLLRRRDLLDLFDTMPDLTGNDIDVTPWIRDAQDRTLLVAWRRWAGGQPGEDELFPHRDELCPAPINDVRDLVTGKQTGKNQMLLWAQDPLGGKWRRARSDDLRPGGVLLADATKGGYDPALGWAPKSGAPVMPVAEMSAAEESGDTLPDDSPSFRRGRWVTLLEHLGDVDREVASLAEELAPLPGLTPTMIEAAILAGRYHDLGKAHPVFQTTLTGADQKTPEADILNDGDHVEGPASLWAKSPHRSGRHSRRYFRHELVSALMLLHPDCRLLDDAAEPDLVAYLAAAHHGKVRLSVRSVGDESGEEPPRILGVAAGDLVPAVQVPYGGQTPEIILDPAMLLLGGENGRPSWVSWVLKLRDRPDLGPFRLAFLEALVRVADWRASATYDVPAAAGDAK, from the coding sequence ATGATTGACGCCTTTGCGGATTTCGTTCTCCGTGCGACCGATCAGGCTTATGGTCCGTATCCGTACCAGGAGCAGTTGGCGGCGGAGGGATTTCCGCAGGTCCTGCGGGTGCCGACCGGGGCGGGCAAGACGATGGCGGCCGTGTTGCCCTGGGTATGGCGCCGTAACGTCTGCCCGGAGGAGACCCCACGTCGGCTGGTCTACGTCTTGCCACTACGTGGCCTGGTCGAGCAGACGGTCGGTCACATCACGACATGGCTGAGCCGCGTCGGGATGTCGAACGAGGTCGGTGTGCACGTCCTGATGGGCGGAGTCGATCGCGACGATTCGGCCTGGCAGTCTCATCCGGACAAATCCGCGATCCTGGTCGGCACGCAGGACATGGTGCTCTCTCGGGCCTTGATGCGTGGATATGCCGAGCCCCGGCCACGCTGGCCGATCTCGTTCGCACTGCTGCACACTGACACCCAGTGGGTGTTCGATGAGACCCAGCTGCTCGGTCCGGCGTTGCCGACGTCGATTCAGCTGCAGGCGTTCCGCGATCGGATGGGAACGGCCACGCCGACCGCCACCATGTGGATGTCGGCCACGTTGTCGCCCGAGGACATCGCCACCATCGATCACGCTCCCGCGACTCGGGTCATGCAGTTGAGTCTTGAGGATCGCCACGGTCCGCTGAAACGCCGCCTTGACGCCACGCGGACCGTTCACCGGCTCAACCTCACCGATGACACCAATCGGTATCCCGCGGAAGTCGCCGCTGCGCTGGCTGACCACCATCGTGCGGGCACTCGCACGATCGGCGTGTTCAACACGGTTGATCGGGCAGCGGCGGTGTACGAGCAGCTACTCAAGGCCGCCCCTGACGCTGATCTGCTCCTGGTGCATTCCCGGTTCCGGCCGGTAGAGCGTCGCGCTGCGGCCGATCGGCTGGCGGCTGAGCTTTCGCCGGCTGGGCAGATCGTGGTGACCACACAGGTCCTTGAGGCAGGAATCGACATCTCCTCGCGCACCCTATTCACCGAGGCGGCGCCCTGGAGTTCGGTCGTGCAACGGGCGGGTCGATGCAATCGAGCCGGAGAGTACGGCCCCGGTGAGGCGGTACTGCTGTGGGCGCCGCCTCCGGCGGGCCGTGCGACAGCGGCCCCCTACGACGAGGGCGACCTCGCCGAAACCGCGTCTGCGCTAACCGCGCTGGAGGGGCAGGCAGTCACCTCAACCGACTTACAAGACCACCCGGTCAAGCAGGCACAAGCCTTGTATCCCCTGCTACGCCGACGTGACTTGCTTGACCTGTTCGACACGATGCCCGATCTCACCGGCAACGACATCGACGTCACGCCGTGGATCCGCGACGCCCAAGACCGGACGCTGTTGGTGGCCTGGCGGCGCTGGGCCGGCGGACAACCCGGCGAGGACGAACTTTTCCCCCACCGAGACGAGCTGTGCCCCGCCCCGATCAATGATGTCCGGGACCTCGTGACCGGCAAGCAGACCGGCAAAAATCAGATGCTGTTGTGGGCGCAAGATCCTCTGGGCGGAAAATGGCGGCGCGCCCGAAGCGACGATCTACGCCCAGGCGGCGTGCTGCTTGCTGACGCCACCAAGGGCGGCTACGACCCAGCGCTGGGGTGGGCGCCCAAGTCCGGGGCGCCGGTAATGCCCGTCGCTGAGATGAGCGCCGCAGAGGAGTCGGGCGACACGCTGCCCGATGACAGTCCCAGCTTCCGCCGCGGCCGCTGGGTCACGCTGCTCGAACATCTCGGCGACGTCGATCGCGAAGTTGCGTCTCTTGCTGAGGAACTGGCGCCGCTGCCCGGCCTGACACCCACCATGATTGAGGCGGCGATACTCGCCGGCCGCTATCACGACCTCGGCAAGGCCCACCCGGTGTTCCAGACCACGCTGACCGGCGCCGATCAGAAGACGCCCGAGGCCGACATCCTCAACGACGGCGACCATGTTGAGGGGCCGGCCTCGCTGTGGGCGAAGTCTCCGCATCGAAGCGGGCGGCACAGCAGGCGGTATTTTCGCCACGAGTTGGTGAGCGCGCTGATGCTGCTGCATCCCGACTGCCGGTTGCTCGACGATGCGGCCGAGCCCGATCTGGTGGCCTACCTTGCTGCCGCACACCATGGCAAGGTCCGCCTCTCGGTCCGTTCCGTGGGCGACGAGAGCGGCGAAGAGCCGCCGCGCATCCTCGGTGTAGCGGCGGGAGACCTTGTTCCTGCGGTCCAGGTGCCGTACGGCGGGCAGACACCCGAGATCATTCTCGATCCGGCGATGCTTCTGCTCGGGGGTGAGAACGGCCGCCCCTCCTGGGTCAGCTGGGTCCTGAAGCTGCGAGATCGCCCCGATTTGGGACCGTTCCGGCTTGCTTTCCTGGAAGCGCTGGTCCGCGTCGCCGACTGGCGGGCCAGCGCTACCTACGACGTGCCGGCCGCTGCGGGGGATGCGAAGTGA